One region of Synechococcus elongatus PCC 11801 genomic DNA includes:
- a CDS encoding TldD/PmbA family protein, which translates to MSNELQPEQLLDLARRSGAELAEVYWSSSESRPVYFEANDLKQLESTQSEGVALRLWRQGKPGLAVAYGPVDPQQLVDRACALSDLNDPEEPLLAEPWQAQFLDKRSPVEREALITAGQAAIAQIRDRYPAVLCSGEWSCSQEAVRLIDSRGLDLQQQDVSLSAYLQVEWTRGEDFLAVGEEALENAILDPAALTASILQRLQWAEQSVSAPQGQRPVVIAARATDLLWGTVQAALNGQRVQEGSSPWSERLGDRVLSPAVTLRQQPDFGPYACPFDDAGDRTQSLMLIEAGVLRQFYRDRRCGQQPSETTGNGFRPGLGSYPQPALVNCCLEPGMASLPELIAAIDDGILLDQTLGGGPDLAGDFSVNVDLGYRIQNGQITGRVKDTMLAGNVYTALQDCQLANDLSWQGNCWTPAIAVPALSVVSAL; encoded by the coding sequence ATGAGCAACGAGTTGCAGCCGGAACAACTGCTGGATTTGGCACGGCGATCGGGTGCGGAGCTGGCCGAGGTCTACTGGAGTAGCAGTGAATCGCGGCCGGTCTACTTCGAAGCCAATGACCTCAAACAGCTGGAATCAACGCAGTCGGAGGGCGTAGCCCTGCGGTTGTGGCGGCAGGGGAAACCGGGACTTGCTGTCGCCTATGGCCCTGTCGATCCACAGCAACTAGTCGATCGCGCCTGTGCTCTCAGCGATCTCAACGATCCGGAAGAGCCGCTGTTGGCTGAGCCATGGCAGGCTCAGTTTCTGGACAAGCGATCGCCCGTTGAGCGAGAAGCCTTGATCACGGCGGGTCAAGCGGCGATCGCCCAGATCCGCGATCGCTATCCGGCTGTTCTCTGTAGCGGTGAATGGAGCTGCAGTCAGGAAGCCGTGCGCCTGATCGACAGTCGGGGGCTGGATTTGCAGCAGCAAGATGTCAGCCTTAGCGCCTACTTGCAGGTGGAATGGACGCGGGGTGAAGACTTTCTAGCAGTCGGTGAAGAAGCCCTAGAGAACGCAATCCTCGACCCAGCCGCACTGACGGCCTCGATTCTGCAGCGGCTGCAATGGGCCGAGCAAAGTGTGTCTGCCCCCCAAGGTCAACGCCCAGTTGTGATTGCTGCTCGGGCGACGGATCTGCTCTGGGGAACGGTGCAAGCCGCTTTGAATGGTCAGCGGGTGCAGGAAGGGAGTTCACCGTGGAGTGAGCGGCTAGGCGATCGCGTTCTTAGTCCAGCAGTGACGCTGCGGCAACAGCCTGACTTTGGACCCTATGCCTGTCCCTTTGATGACGCGGGCGATCGCACCCAGTCTCTAATGCTGATCGAAGCCGGAGTCCTGCGCCAGTTCTACCGCGATCGCCGCTGCGGCCAACAGCCCAGCGAAACGACGGGTAATGGCTTCCGCCCCGGATTGGGTAGCTATCCGCAACCCGCCTTGGTCAACTGTTGTCTGGAACCCGGTATGGCTTCCCTGCCGGAGTTGATTGCTGCGATCGACGATGGCATTCTGCTCGATCAAACCCTGGGCGGCGGCCCCGATCTAGCTGGTGATTTTTCGGTCAATGTCGACTTGGGCTATCGCATCCAAAACGGTCAAATTACTGGCCGAGTCAAAGACACCATGCTGGCGGGAAATGTCTACACCGCATTACAGGACTGTCAACTGGCTAATGACCTGAGCTGGCAGGGTAACTGCTGGACGCCCGCGATCGCGGTGCCGGCCCTCTCGGTGGTCAGTGCGCTCTAG
- a CDS encoding protein adenylyltransferase SelO: protein MPSTNPFLTLPYEPAFASLGSEFSDPVEAATFPLHQLRFRNDRLLPTLGLDPAAVTDEHFIEAFGRFEGRSPLLAMRYHGYQFGIYNPDLGDGRGFLYGQVRGRDGWLYDLGTKGSGRTPYSRGGDGRLTLKGGVREVLASEFLQRLGVRTGRCFSLIETGEQLWRGDEPSPTRSSVMVRFNRTHIRFGTFERLHYFQRKDLVRQLLDHVIATYYPHLLGDPEADAKFYAELTERTADLAAQWMAAGFCHAVLNTDNLSIVGESFDYGPWAFLDRFDPKFTAAYFDHSGRYRYENQPGICQLNLELLQVPLGMVMSAADLEAGIAGFGDRYQATYSRLILRRLGFEADQLHSAIADDLIIATLQLLLQAPIGYNEFFAQLRTHFQPGWRGDLSAIVPDWIATNRETLPEAQWQAWRDRYHQVLTHLPESQLPLIQQQLAQANPEIAPIRPVVESVWDPIAIDDNWEPLEALLNRWRHDVTVADDDAGVPSSS from the coding sequence ATGCCTAGCACTAATCCCTTCCTGACCCTGCCCTACGAACCCGCTTTTGCCAGCTTGGGCAGTGAGTTCTCCGATCCCGTGGAAGCCGCCACTTTTCCACTGCATCAACTGCGATTCCGTAACGATCGCCTGCTTCCCACCCTTGGGTTAGACCCCGCAGCGGTGACAGATGAACACTTCATTGAGGCATTTGGCCGCTTTGAAGGGCGATCGCCTTTGCTGGCGATGCGTTACCACGGCTATCAATTCGGGATCTACAACCCAGACTTGGGCGATGGCCGGGGCTTTCTCTATGGCCAAGTGCGGGGACGCGATGGCTGGCTCTACGACTTGGGAACCAAGGGATCTGGACGGACGCCCTACTCGCGGGGGGGCGATGGTCGTCTGACCCTGAAAGGTGGTGTGCGCGAGGTCTTGGCCTCAGAATTTCTGCAGCGCCTCGGGGTGCGGACGGGGCGTTGCTTCAGTCTGATCGAGACGGGAGAGCAACTCTGGCGCGGCGATGAACCCTCGCCCACACGATCGTCGGTGATGGTGCGCTTCAATCGCACCCATATCCGCTTTGGCACCTTCGAGCGCCTGCACTACTTCCAGCGCAAGGACCTGGTGCGGCAACTGCTCGATCATGTGATCGCGACCTACTATCCCCACCTGCTCGGTGATCCGGAGGCTGATGCCAAGTTCTACGCAGAACTGACGGAGCGAACCGCAGACTTGGCAGCGCAGTGGATGGCCGCAGGTTTCTGCCACGCGGTCTTAAACACTGACAACCTTTCGATTGTGGGCGAGAGCTTCGACTATGGCCCCTGGGCGTTTCTCGATCGCTTCGACCCGAAATTCACCGCTGCCTACTTCGATCACAGTGGCCGCTATCGCTACGAGAACCAGCCCGGCATCTGCCAGCTCAACCTGGAGTTACTGCAAGTGCCCTTGGGCATGGTGATGTCGGCGGCCGATCTGGAAGCTGGAATCGCCGGTTTTGGCGATCGCTACCAAGCAACCTACAGCCGTTTGATACTGCGGCGTCTGGGCTTTGAAGCCGATCAGCTCCATTCAGCGATCGCGGATGACTTGATCATTGCCACCCTGCAACTGCTGCTGCAGGCTCCGATTGGTTACAACGAGTTTTTTGCACAGCTTCGGACTCACTTCCAACCCGGTTGGCGCGGCGATCTCAGTGCGATCGTGCCCGACTGGATCGCAACTAATCGCGAGACATTGCCAGAAGCCCAGTGGCAAGCTTGGCGCGATCGCTACCACCAAGTACTAACGCATCTACCCGAGTCGCAACTGCCGCTCATTCAGCAGCAGCTCGCCCAAGCCAATCCAGAGATTGCACCCATCCGGCCGGTGGTTGAATCCGTTTGGGACCCGATCGCAATCGATGACAACTGGGAGCCATTAGAAGCGCTGCTCAATCGCTGGCGGCACGACGTAACCGTCGCCGATGATGATGCCGGCGTGCCAAGTTCAAGCTGA
- the mnmE gene encoding tRNA uridine-5-carboxymethylaminomethyl(34) synthesis GTPase MnmE, whose amino-acid sequence MVGFSGDTIAAIATAIVPQQGSVGIVRLSGAAATSIARQIFQIAGQQPWESHRILYGYIRDPESGALIDEALLLPMLTPRSYTREDVVELHCHGGLMPVQQTLQLCIRAGARLAEPGEFTLRAFLNGRLDLSQAESIADLIAAQSPQAAQAALGSLQGKLGHPIRQLRDRCLDILAEVEARIDFEDDLPPLDLEAIADQLTAAGAELQAILATADRGELLRTGLKVAIVGRPNVGKSSLLNAWSRCDRAIVTDLPGTTRDLVESQLVVGGIPVQVLDTAGIRETSDQVEQIGVERSRRAAQSADLVLLTIDASVGWTAADQVILEAVGDRPILLVINKRDRLSEAERNAIALPQQEFKAIVWTAAAQQQGIEDLEAAILAAVGTGDLTSANWDWALNQRQVAALTAAQTALRRVEETLQAQLPLDFWTIDLREAIAALGSITGEEIAESMLDLIFSRFCIGK is encoded by the coding sequence ATGGTCGGTTTTTCGGGCGATACTATAGCCGCGATCGCCACTGCCATTGTTCCCCAACAGGGAAGCGTTGGCATTGTGCGGCTTTCGGGTGCAGCTGCGACCAGCATCGCTCGCCAGATTTTCCAGATTGCGGGCCAACAGCCCTGGGAAAGCCACCGCATTCTCTACGGTTATATCCGCGATCCCGAGTCGGGGGCGCTGATTGATGAAGCGCTGTTATTGCCAATGCTGACACCCCGCTCCTACACGCGGGAAGACGTGGTCGAGTTGCACTGCCACGGCGGTTTGATGCCAGTTCAGCAGACGCTGCAACTCTGTATTCGCGCTGGCGCAAGACTAGCGGAGCCAGGGGAATTTACCCTGCGAGCCTTTTTGAATGGCCGCTTGGATCTCAGTCAGGCCGAGAGCATTGCTGATTTGATCGCTGCCCAGTCGCCTCAAGCGGCACAGGCTGCACTGGGGAGCTTGCAGGGCAAGTTGGGGCACCCAATTCGCCAGCTCCGCGATCGCTGCTTGGACATTTTGGCGGAAGTCGAAGCCCGCATCGATTTCGAAGACGATCTACCACCCTTGGACTTGGAGGCGATCGCGGATCAATTAACGGCAGCAGGGGCTGAACTCCAAGCAATTCTGGCCACTGCCGATCGCGGGGAGCTACTGCGCACTGGCCTAAAGGTCGCGATCGTAGGACGGCCCAATGTCGGTAAATCCAGCTTGCTTAATGCTTGGAGTCGCTGCGATCGCGCCATCGTCACGGATCTGCCGGGTACTACCCGTGATTTGGTGGAATCGCAGCTGGTTGTCGGTGGGATTCCGGTGCAAGTCCTTGATACCGCTGGTATCCGCGAAACCAGCGATCAGGTCGAGCAAATTGGGGTCGAGCGATCGCGCCGAGCCGCTCAGTCAGCTGACCTAGTACTGCTGACGATCGATGCCAGCGTCGGTTGGACAGCAGCGGATCAAGTCATTCTCGAGGCTGTCGGCGATCGCCCCATCCTGTTAGTGATCAACAAACGCGATCGCCTTTCAGAAGCAGAACGCAACGCGATCGCCCTGCCACAGCAGGAGTTTAAAGCGATCGTTTGGACGGCAGCTGCTCAGCAACAAGGCATTGAGGATTTGGAAGCAGCGATTCTGGCAGCAGTCGGCACCGGCGACTTAACCAGCGCCAATTGGGATTGGGCCTTGAATCAACGGCAAGTTGCCGCCCTGACAGCTGCTCAAACTGCCCTGCGACGTGTTGAAGAAACTCTGCAAGCGCAGCTTCCCCTCGACTTTTGGACGATTGATCTCCGAGAAGCGATCGCGGCACTCGGTTCAATCACAGGCGAAGAGATCGCCGAATCGATGTTGGATTTAATCTTCAGCCGCTTTTGTATCGGCAAATAA
- a CDS encoding DUF2062 domain-containing protein, with amino-acid sequence MLLSARQRRYTWQQRWQRRCRYWYYRALRLEACPKALARGIGLGVFAGCFPLFGLQILIGVSLATLLRGNKVLAAAATWISNPFTYLPLFSFNFQLGRLFLPTDNRLLTLEKLSSWQSLQELGSDFLHALMLGSVLVAIALGFAAYWISLNLARRHHHRRRLRRAASD; translated from the coding sequence GTGTTATTATCCGCCCGCCAGCGTCGATACACTTGGCAGCAACGTTGGCAACGCCGCTGCCGCTATTGGTATTATCGAGCGTTGCGCCTTGAAGCTTGCCCAAAAGCTCTGGCGCGAGGCATTGGCCTTGGCGTGTTTGCAGGCTGTTTCCCGCTGTTTGGACTACAAATTTTGATCGGGGTCAGTCTCGCCACCTTGCTGCGGGGCAACAAAGTTCTGGCTGCCGCCGCCACCTGGATTAGCAATCCCTTCACCTATCTGCCGCTGTTCAGCTTCAATTTCCAGCTGGGACGATTGTTTCTGCCCACGGATAACCGCCTGCTGACTCTGGAAAAACTGAGCTCTTGGCAATCCCTACAGGAATTGGGCAGCGATTTCCTGCACGCCCTCATGCTGGGGAGTGTGCTGGTGGCAATCGCCCTAGGCTTTGCGGCCTACTGGATCAGCTTGAACTTGGCACGCCGGCATCATCATCGGCGACGGTTACGTCGTGCCGCCAGCGATTGA
- a CDS encoding DUF1036 domain-containing protein: protein MKQLFSGIRQVCSLAAVSTVAWLGFASFAEPASAELVICNKTRKAVNLAVGYKEGDSWRSRGWYTISPRGCETVVGGRLRLRYYYYYAENTDASLLWEGDYEFCIRDPEEFSILGDENCERRGYITQGFAEIDTKNANAFTLDLTD, encoded by the coding sequence ATGAAGCAGTTATTTTCGGGTATCCGTCAGGTTTGTTCACTGGCAGCCGTCTCGACCGTTGCTTGGCTCGGGTTTGCCAGCTTTGCAGAACCTGCCAGCGCGGAGCTGGTGATCTGCAATAAAACGCGTAAGGCTGTCAACCTTGCCGTTGGTTATAAAGAAGGCGACTCCTGGCGATCGCGGGGGTGGTATACCATCTCACCCCGAGGCTGTGAAACGGTTGTCGGTGGCCGACTCAGGCTGCGTTATTACTACTACTACGCAGAAAATACGGATGCCTCGCTGCTCTGGGAAGGTGACTACGAATTCTGTATTCGTGATCCTGAAGAGTTCTCAATTCTTGGCGATGAAAACTGCGAACGTCGCGGTTATATCACCCAAGGATTTGCAGAAATTGATACTAAAAATGCCAACGCTTTCACTCTTGACTTGACCGATTAG
- the manS gene encoding photosynthesis regulation sensor histidine kinase ManS, with amino-acid sequence MFSATRRRLALWYTLLTAILLFAFAVSAYVYVRGTLIDRVDDTLNHVVEVIERSLVIEPTGPDRAPQVNLEISFRSREASAEADRIDLEWFSPSGDRLWSTLDAPLSVPLAPSRRAETVSYPSPYDEPALVRQLTEPVIFDRQLLGYLRVSHPWFEVSAPTQQLLIDLSFGSALMLVAVAATGWFLSGLAMRPVYESYGQLKQFTADASHELRNPIATIQANVQAALTEPQSLAPEQQQVLQVVERLTRRLGSLVDDLLFLARQDSGLQQPAPVQNLDLDALLLEVVEEQSLTAQDQGVSLDLQLPDTDQPLQLTGIREQLARLFTNLIANALQYTLAPGQVTVQVQPQNQGLQVEVRDSGIGISPETLPHVFERFYRADPARRPRDRGGSGLGLAIAKAIVEQHHGKIQLRSQLGQGTTAIVWLPLQQPD; translated from the coding sequence ATGTTTTCTGCGACGCGCCGCCGCCTTGCACTTTGGTACACCCTCCTGACCGCCATTCTCCTCTTTGCTTTTGCCGTCAGTGCCTATGTCTATGTGCGCGGCACCCTCATCGATCGGGTGGATGACACCTTGAACCATGTCGTCGAGGTGATCGAGCGATCGCTGGTCATTGAACCCACAGGCCCAGATCGAGCCCCTCAGGTCAACCTCGAGATTAGCTTTCGTAGCCGCGAGGCCAGTGCCGAAGCCGATCGCATTGACCTGGAATGGTTCAGTCCAAGCGGCGATCGGCTGTGGAGCACTTTGGATGCCCCCTTGTCTGTGCCCCTCGCTCCCAGTCGTCGGGCTGAAACGGTCAGTTATCCCAGCCCCTACGATGAACCCGCCTTGGTCCGTCAGCTGACCGAACCGGTCATTTTCGATCGCCAATTGTTGGGTTACCTGCGCGTCAGCCATCCTTGGTTTGAGGTCAGCGCCCCCACCCAGCAACTGCTGATCGATCTGAGCTTTGGCAGTGCGCTGATGTTGGTGGCGGTGGCAGCGACAGGCTGGTTTCTCTCGGGTTTGGCAATGCGACCGGTCTACGAATCCTACGGGCAGCTCAAGCAGTTCACGGCTGATGCCTCCCATGAGCTGCGCAATCCAATCGCCACGATTCAGGCCAATGTGCAGGCAGCGCTGACCGAGCCGCAGAGCTTGGCACCCGAGCAACAACAGGTCTTGCAGGTAGTCGAACGCCTGACGCGCCGCCTGGGCAGCCTCGTGGATGACTTACTGTTTCTCGCCCGCCAAGACAGTGGCCTTCAGCAACCAGCGCCGGTTCAGAACTTAGACCTCGATGCGTTGCTGCTCGAAGTTGTGGAAGAGCAAAGCCTCACGGCCCAAGACCAGGGTGTGAGCTTGGATCTGCAACTGCCCGATACGGATCAACCCCTGCAACTGACGGGCATACGGGAACAATTGGCGCGCTTGTTTACTAATTTGATTGCCAATGCCCTGCAATATACCCTCGCTCCTGGGCAGGTAACGGTGCAGGTTCAACCCCAGAATCAGGGTTTACAGGTGGAAGTTCGCGACAGCGGCATTGGCATCAGCCCCGAGACACTACCCCACGTCTTCGAACGGTTCTACCGAGCTGATCCAGCCCGCCGACCCCGCGATCGCGGCGGTTCAGGGCTGGGGCTGGCGATCGCTAAGGCCATCGTTGAGCAACACCACGGCAAAATTCAGTTGCGCAGTCAGCTGGGACAGGGAACGACTGCCATCGTTTGGTTGCCGCTCCAGCAACCGGATTGA
- a CDS encoding chloride channel protein codes for MFPLRFPPRFAKAQQWAVLEACAIGLVSGASAFLLKLGATGVQDLRDRPGLPLGLQLLLPPILGAIAGWLVQRFAPEAEGSGISQVQAALSGSRIALNLRVAIVKIASTMLVLGSGLPLGRQGPTVQVGASLAGQMSQWFPTSPDYRRQLIASGAAAGLAAGFNAPLAGVMLVLEQLLHDVSSFTLGTAVLAAFIGAVVSGILGSQSLSFSSEIVAAPAALTVPELPVVLLLGLLAGGLGILFNRGLVFSQRCYERLPVKGLPWRVAIASGISALLLLALPVAMRQGLSNPFTVTIPDSSTIALVMLTINFGLTLVAAGSGASGGIFAPALVLGSSLGLGVVLSIQAIFLQIGIPLRIDAPATYALAGMGAMFSAVTQGPITAIVIVFEMTRDFNAVLPLMVASITAYGIASLGRSPSQTPAPESLPTLNSSLGLTAAQVMASPVETLEANQLLTEVIQHFNRTHHRGFPVTQQGVLVGIVTSSDLDEHTLKGQDDTVRLQDVMTPHPLTVTPQDSLAHVLYVLNRYQISRVPVVDGRKLVGIITRADIIRAESELLSGQDIAAAPIAPSYVAYETRSPATGQGRLLVLLANPRTAQALLQFAAGLASLRNYELECLHLIPVSREADPSETAVSTLGARRMLQQAERLGRRWHIPVHTQIRVCHDLSAAILETISDRHINELVMGWGGGASLAQRLFREGVDQILQQAPCRVVLIKPGSTFLAAAPLVQGDHPTLPLRHWLIPLSAQVPQTGLAESLEQLLQLIPDPDLSLCQIDLPRQTVSAKRLHQLQRRLESRLRQPIQADLICARSVTSALLDLMRSRGIEAVMLSLTLEQLPTTTLWKELLAQAPQTVIVQRR; via the coding sequence GTGTTTCCTCTGCGTTTTCCGCCTCGGTTTGCCAAAGCGCAGCAGTGGGCTGTGCTGGAAGCCTGCGCGATCGGACTCGTCTCAGGGGCGAGTGCCTTCCTGCTCAAACTGGGTGCAACTGGGGTTCAAGATCTGCGCGATCGCCCAGGACTGCCGCTCGGTCTGCAGCTACTCCTGCCACCCATTCTGGGCGCGATCGCCGGTTGGTTGGTACAGCGCTTTGCCCCCGAAGCTGAGGGCAGCGGCATCAGTCAAGTGCAAGCCGCGCTGTCAGGCAGCCGTATCGCCTTGAACCTGCGGGTCGCGATCGTCAAAATTGCCAGCACGATGCTGGTGTTGGGCTCGGGGCTCCCTCTAGGGCGCCAAGGACCAACTGTGCAGGTGGGAGCCTCCCTTGCGGGGCAGATGAGCCAGTGGTTTCCCACGTCACCCGACTACCGACGACAGTTAATTGCTTCAGGGGCAGCAGCAGGACTGGCGGCAGGGTTTAACGCACCTCTGGCTGGCGTGATGTTGGTCCTTGAGCAGCTGCTCCACGATGTCTCTAGCTTTACCCTCGGAACCGCAGTTCTTGCTGCCTTCATCGGCGCGGTCGTCTCGGGCATTCTCGGTAGCCAAAGCCTGAGTTTCAGCTCTGAAATTGTGGCAGCTCCGGCTGCTTTGACCGTGCCAGAGCTGCCGGTGGTGCTGCTGTTGGGTCTGCTCGCCGGTGGCCTTGGCATTTTGTTTAATCGTGGCTTGGTGTTCAGTCAACGCTGCTATGAACGCTTGCCGGTCAAGGGTCTGCCGTGGCGAGTCGCGATCGCCAGTGGCATTTCAGCGCTGCTGCTGCTGGCTCTACCTGTCGCGATGCGGCAAGGACTCAGCAACCCTTTTACAGTGACGATCCCGGATAGCAGCACGATCGCCCTCGTCATGTTGACGATCAACTTCGGGCTGACGCTGGTTGCCGCTGGTTCTGGTGCCTCTGGCGGGATTTTTGCACCGGCCCTTGTGCTCGGCTCCAGTCTGGGGCTAGGCGTGGTGCTCTCCATTCAAGCGATCTTTCTACAGATTGGGATTCCTCTACGGATCGATGCGCCAGCAACCTATGCACTGGCGGGCATGGGCGCGATGTTTAGCGCCGTTACGCAAGGGCCCATCACCGCGATCGTGATTGTGTTTGAGATGACCCGCGATTTCAACGCGGTGCTGCCGCTGATGGTGGCCTCGATCACCGCCTATGGAATCGCTAGCCTCGGGCGATCGCCTAGCCAAACACCGGCACCTGAGTCCTTACCGACGCTCAATAGCAGCTTGGGGCTGACGGCGGCCCAAGTCATGGCCAGTCCTGTGGAAACTCTGGAGGCGAACCAGCTCCTAACTGAGGTAATCCAGCACTTCAACCGTACGCACCATCGAGGTTTTCCTGTTACTCAGCAAGGCGTTCTGGTGGGCATTGTCACCAGTTCTGACTTGGATGAGCACACCCTCAAAGGTCAGGACGACACAGTGCGGCTCCAAGATGTCATGACGCCCCATCCCTTGACCGTAACGCCGCAGGACAGCTTGGCCCATGTGCTCTACGTGCTGAATCGTTACCAGATCAGTCGCGTGCCCGTGGTCGATGGCCGCAAACTGGTGGGTATCATCACGCGGGCTGACATCATCCGAGCAGAGTCGGAGCTGTTGAGCGGTCAAGATATTGCAGCTGCCCCGATCGCACCTTCCTATGTTGCCTACGAAACGCGATCGCCCGCAACAGGTCAGGGACGACTGCTGGTGCTCTTAGCCAACCCCCGCACTGCTCAAGCACTCTTGCAATTTGCGGCGGGGCTCGCCAGTCTGCGCAACTACGAGTTGGAATGTCTGCATCTCATCCCCGTCTCTCGGGAAGCAGATCCATCGGAAACGGCTGTTTCCACACTCGGTGCTCGGCGGATGCTACAGCAGGCCGAGCGCTTAGGACGCCGCTGGCATATTCCTGTTCATACGCAAATCCGGGTTTGTCACGACCTGTCAGCGGCCATTCTGGAGACGATTAGTGATCGCCACATCAACGAATTGGTGATGGGTTGGGGCGGCGGTGCATCACTGGCCCAGCGCCTGTTCCGCGAAGGTGTCGACCAGATTTTGCAGCAGGCGCCCTGCCGAGTGGTATTGATCAAGCCTGGATCGACCTTCTTGGCGGCCGCCCCACTAGTCCAAGGCGATCACCCGACTCTCCCTCTGCGCCATTGGTTGATTCCTCTCAGTGCTCAAGTGCCCCAGACGGGGTTGGCAGAATCCTTGGAACAGCTCCTGCAGTTGATCCCCGATCCCGATCTCTCGCTCTGTCAGATTGACCTTCCTCGGCAAACCGTTTCTGCCAAACGACTCCATCAGTTGCAGCGACGTTTAGAGAGCCGCCTCCGGCAACCGATTCAAGCCGATTTAATCTGTGCGCGATCGGTCACTTCAGCTCTGCTGGACTTGATGCGGAGTCGAGGCATTGAAGCCGTGATGTTGTCACTGACCTTAGAACAACTGCCAACGACCACCCTCTGGAAGGAACTCTTGGCGCAGGCACCGCAAACAGTGATTGTGCAAAGACGTTAA
- a CDS encoding peptidoglycan recognition protein family protein — translation MAALSKRRFWQRLGCLLLFLGVLITGVLLHDGQQSQSIVTLPTAIAFQQFFLRPAPELADLTPKFEIAWAHPNNYGDRLRFNADGSLVDNEPLIVLHETVYSAESAVDWFRQGDLGAEAASYHAIIRRNGTIISIVPAQDKAYGAAESGFPTAEGIETLYGDPQEPPSVNSFAYHISLETPLDGQDAELTHSGYTAAQYRSLAWLIAQTEVPAERITTHREVDLSGERIDPRSFERDRLLAQLSQLRDRLASVPPA, via the coding sequence ATGGCAGCGTTATCCAAGCGCCGATTCTGGCAACGGCTGGGGTGTCTACTGCTGTTCTTAGGGGTGCTGATAACGGGCGTCCTGTTGCACGACGGACAGCAGTCGCAATCGATCGTGACCTTGCCAACAGCGATCGCGTTTCAACAGTTTTTCCTACGCCCAGCTCCCGAATTAGCTGATCTCACACCTAAATTTGAAATCGCTTGGGCCCATCCCAACAACTACGGCGATCGCCTCCGCTTCAACGCTGATGGCAGCCTAGTCGATAACGAGCCTTTGATTGTCCTGCATGAAACGGTTTACTCGGCGGAGTCAGCGGTCGACTGGTTCCGACAAGGAGATTTAGGGGCCGAAGCGGCCAGTTACCACGCCATCATTCGCCGCAATGGCACGATCATTTCCATCGTCCCTGCTCAAGACAAAGCTTATGGCGCGGCAGAGTCGGGTTTTCCCACAGCAGAAGGGATTGAAACCCTCTATGGTGACCCGCAGGAACCCCCGTCTGTGAACAGTTTTGCCTACCACATCTCCCTGGAAACGCCGCTGGACGGCCAGGATGCCGAACTGACTCACAGCGGCTACACCGCAGCGCAGTATCGTAGCCTCGCTTGGTTGATTGCCCAGACAGAAGTGCCCGCTGAGCGGATCACGACCCACCGAGAGGTGGATCTATCTGGAGAACGAATTGACCCCCGTAGTTTCGAACGCGATCGCCTGCTTGCCCAACTCAGCCAATTGCGCGATCGCCTGGCGAGCGTGCCCCCTGCCTGA